One stretch of uncultured Fibrobacter sp. DNA includes these proteins:
- a CDS encoding glycoside hydrolase family 9 protein has product MKIPIRYNHVGYSPLASKIFFVNLRELSLDSGDEDAVFFRIVRSVIGSKFSSVWEGSLVKGTFNESGYCDYTGETLWSGDFSNVHDIGIFMIQIWKKSGVDGETLLFESAPFEISADWMQRQLVENIRSFYFQRSGVELVPEFAGKWARPAAHLDDCIEFHPSMQRSGTWNAHGGWYDAGDYGKYIVNGGVSVATLLLACELCKNAGRGNSVGNLVNAESPITLPSGLKMYSLKNEVRFELEFFLRMQDTDGGVFFKVTPERWDGFVSPRDSDLLQKRMILGKSTTSTLNFAGALAAASRVYRNTDVAFADHCLRAAVSAYRWASSRPFADWPHNTEGSGGYGDEHAEDEFFWARAMLFRELSALGLEIDGVTAENLRVQLLDDMDAYPPKLGMDWRDTQNLGWIALALQDADGELQMRSRTTLEMTARQIVDLQKTDAYGISVRKFIWGSNGELANHALTLAIVKLWNPSLGGNSLDFWCRELLNFIYGRNPVDVSFVTGSAWSSPKEPHHRLSHSDGVDEPIPGLLVGGINSDRQDMHRAPHYPGDLPGFSYTDERCSFASNETAINWNAPLTAVLALLLCRP; this is encoded by the coding sequence ATGAAGATTCCTATTCGCTATAACCATGTTGGGTATTCGCCCTTGGCCTCCAAGATTTTCTTTGTGAATCTTCGGGAACTGTCGCTTGACAGCGGAGATGAGGATGCCGTTTTTTTCCGCATTGTAAGGAGCGTGATAGGGTCAAAGTTCTCGTCCGTGTGGGAAGGCTCTTTGGTTAAGGGAACTTTTAACGAGTCCGGTTATTGCGATTACACAGGTGAAACGCTTTGGAGTGGTGATTTTTCGAACGTACACGATATCGGAATTTTCATGATTCAAATTTGGAAAAAAAGTGGCGTAGATGGTGAAACGCTCCTGTTTGAGTCCGCTCCTTTTGAAATTTCTGCAGATTGGATGCAGCGTCAGCTTGTGGAAAACATCAGGTCGTTCTATTTCCAGCGTAGCGGGGTTGAGCTTGTTCCTGAATTTGCGGGCAAGTGGGCTAGACCCGCTGCACATTTGGACGACTGTATCGAGTTTCATCCGAGTATGCAGCGTTCGGGAACGTGGAATGCTCACGGAGGCTGGTACGATGCGGGCGACTATGGCAAGTACATTGTAAATGGCGGTGTTTCTGTCGCCACCCTTTTGCTTGCCTGTGAATTGTGCAAAAATGCAGGGCGCGGAAATAGCGTAGGAAATCTTGTCAATGCCGAGTCCCCTATTACGCTTCCTAGTGGACTCAAGATGTATAGCCTTAAGAACGAGGTGCGTTTTGAGCTGGAATTTTTCCTGCGTATGCAGGATACCGACGGTGGCGTTTTCTTTAAGGTGACGCCTGAACGTTGGGACGGTTTTGTTTCGCCTCGCGATTCCGACTTGCTGCAAAAGCGGATGATTCTTGGAAAGTCGACGACCTCGACGCTCAATTTTGCGGGGGCGTTGGCGGCGGCATCCCGCGTGTATCGAAATACCGATGTAGCTTTTGCAGATCATTGCTTGCGCGCTGCGGTGTCTGCTTATCGGTGGGCTTCTTCGCGTCCGTTTGCTGATTGGCCGCATAATACCGAAGGAAGTGGTGGCTATGGCGACGAACATGCCGAAGATGAATTTTTCTGGGCGCGAGCGATGCTTTTCCGGGAGCTTTCGGCGCTAGGCTTGGAAATTGATGGCGTTACGGCAGAAAATCTGCGTGTACAGCTTCTTGATGATATGGACGCTTATCCTCCGAAACTGGGAATGGATTGGCGCGATACGCAAAATCTGGGGTGGATTGCCCTTGCGTTACAGGATGCAGACGGTGAACTGCAAATGCGTTCTCGCACCACGTTAGAGATGACCGCCCGACAGATTGTGGATCTGCAAAAGACCGATGCCTACGGGATATCGGTGCGCAAGTTTATCTGGGGAAGCAATGGTGAACTTGCAAACCATGCGCTTACGCTTGCGATTGTAAAGCTGTGGAATCCAAGCTTGGGTGGGAATTCGCTTGATTTCTGGTGCCGTGAACTTTTGAATTTTATTTATGGACGTAATCCCGTTGACGTCAGCTTTGTAACGGGTTCCGCCTGGAGTTCGCCTAAGGAACCTCATCATAGGCTTAGCCATTCCGATGGAGTGGACGAACCGATTCCGGGACTTTTAGTCGGTGGAATCAATAGCGATCGGCAAGATATGCACCGCGCTCCGCATTATCCGGGCGACTTGCCGGGATTTTCATATACGGACGAACGTTGCTCTTTTGCAAGCAACGAAACAGCGATTAATTGGAATGCTCCGTTGACGGCTGTTCTTGCATTGCTGCTGTGTCGGCCTTGA
- a CDS encoding ElyC/SanA/YdcF family protein, which translates to MSKLPTKKELQKKRIILSAISVVTVFCIIAFYLIMTQSGHWLVDDDEFEHVNWVVVLDGQSADMERIDLAADLVASGKADSVLILGRRTLRNRSNAEFYLDDFLRLGKFDSNAVFIARHDDPSTISEAFTIIPWLKKHNADTVLLITGAASTYRVKRIFEKLSGESPVYLTKDVHHFQYNAESWFSSRESRKEWLRGWAALAASYVDLFGAGNLTAADSFYFKPIVSAKEYEAEKNPIVDLQSLLPKAQEKIEEATRDTVAIDTVKADTAAMQEQPSTEHSN; encoded by the coding sequence TTGTCTAAACTGCCCACCAAAAAAGAACTTCAGAAAAAGAGAATCATCTTAAGCGCCATTTCGGTGGTTACCGTATTTTGCATTATCGCATTCTACCTGATAATGACTCAAAGCGGACACTGGCTTGTCGATGACGATGAATTCGAACACGTCAACTGGGTCGTGGTTCTTGACGGGCAGTCCGCCGACATGGAACGAATCGACTTGGCGGCAGACCTGGTGGCAAGCGGAAAGGCGGATTCCGTACTGATTCTTGGCCGCAGAACACTTCGAAACAGAAGCAACGCCGAATTCTACCTAGACGACTTTTTACGACTCGGAAAATTCGACAGCAACGCCGTCTTTATCGCCAGACATGACGACCCCTCCACCATCAGCGAAGCATTCACCATCATTCCTTGGCTTAAAAAGCATAACGCCGATACCGTTCTGCTCATTACAGGGGCAGCATCCACCTACCGAGTCAAACGCATTTTCGAAAAACTTTCCGGTGAAAGCCCCGTCTACTTGACTAAGGATGTACACCATTTCCAGTACAACGCCGAATCATGGTTTTCTAGCAGAGAATCCCGCAAGGAATGGTTACGTGGCTGGGCAGCACTCGCCGCATCGTATGTAGACCTGTTCGGAGCCGGAAACCTTACCGCAGCAGATTCCTTTTACTTCAAGCCGATTGTTTCTGCAAAGGAATACGAAGCCGAAAAGAACCCGATTGTAGACCTACAATCACTGCTTCCGAAAGCACAAGAAAAAATCGAAGAAGCAACAAGAGACACCGTTGCAATCGACACCGTCAAGGCCGACACAGCAGCAATGCAAGAACAGCCGTCAACGGAGCATTCCAATTAA
- the rimI gene encoding ribosomal protein S18-alanine N-acetyltransferase: MSIRKMNSADIPAVLKIQGELAFQDWNERQYEQEIKAPYTYSVVYETEGNIVGYAVFHLLGADSELLSIAVSESAQRNGIGSKLLQAGLSQLDLDKSDCCFLEVRENNLKARRFYERHGFTLFGIRKKYYADGENAALYRTENRSDIDPSQKGV; encoded by the coding sequence ATGTCCATTCGCAAAATGAATTCTGCCGACATTCCTGCCGTGCTGAAAATTCAAGGCGAGCTCGCTTTTCAAGACTGGAACGAAAGGCAATACGAACAAGAAATCAAAGCCCCCTATACCTATTCTGTCGTTTACGAAACCGAAGGAAATATTGTCGGCTACGCGGTTTTTCATTTGCTGGGAGCCGACTCGGAGCTTCTCTCGATTGCAGTAAGCGAATCCGCTCAACGAAACGGAATCGGAAGCAAGCTTCTGCAGGCGGGGCTTTCGCAACTAGACCTCGACAAATCGGACTGTTGCTTTCTAGAAGTTCGCGAGAACAACCTCAAGGCTCGCCGCTTTTACGAAAGGCACGGTTTTACGTTATTCGGAATTCGCAAGAAGTACTATGCCGACGGTGAAAACGCCGCCCTTTACCGCACCGAAAACAGGAGCGACATAGATCCGTCCCAAAAAGGAGTTTAA
- the tsaB gene encoding tRNA (adenosine(37)-N6)-threonylcarbamoyltransferase complex dimerization subunit type 1 TsaB, with amino-acid sequence MTFDLFVDTSRKGISMALLETDAATPRYLESIDESARGETASAMLDALLEKAGATLDQVTRVMVTLGPGSFSGLRTGVAFCEGLSFSGKRKLYGVSTLQALACFADAPENTAVVIRARKDYWYLRLDGKESFIETAQVVEALKGRPVKTAVVDEAALADAALQDVFKETGAAPLLDKGQPLSKWGKLFDTVTPSLMLEANYIQPSYFEKLH; translated from the coding sequence ATGACCTTCGACTTATTTGTAGATACTTCACGTAAGGGAATTTCGATGGCGCTCCTTGAAACGGATGCCGCCACCCCCCGCTATCTGGAATCCATCGACGAATCGGCCCGCGGCGAAACCGCATCGGCCATGCTCGACGCCCTCCTCGAAAAAGCTGGCGCGACCCTCGACCAAGTCACGCGCGTCATGGTCACGCTCGGCCCAGGGTCGTTCAGCGGACTGCGCACGGGAGTCGCTTTCTGCGAAGGCCTAAGCTTTAGCGGCAAGCGCAAGCTCTACGGAGTTTCGACGCTGCAGGCCCTCGCCTGCTTTGCCGACGCGCCCGAAAATACGGCAGTCGTCATCCGCGCCCGCAAAGACTACTGGTACCTGCGCCTAGACGGAAAAGAAAGTTTTATCGAAACCGCCCAAGTCGTCGAGGCACTCAAGGGGCGTCCGGTAAAGACCGCCGTCGTAGACGAAGCAGCCCTTGCAGACGCAGCCTTGCAAGATGTTTTCAAGGAAACCGGAGCGGCCCCCCTTCTGGACAAAGGCCAGCCACTCAGCAAGTGGGGCAAGCTGTTCGATACAGTCACCCCGAGCCTGATGCTCGAAGCGAACTATATCCAGCCCTCGTACTTCGAAAAGTTGCACTAA
- a CDS encoding D-alanine--D-alanine ligase produces the protein MARMRVLVLMGGPSTEHDVSVVSGTGVVRAMNPDRYNIHPVLIDKDGTWHWSSRELSPYQKDNFSVNYFRGLEGTAANCKKSPALSELPDADIAFLALHGKWGEDGHIQAMLENWGIPYTGCGLLASALAMDKVKTKEIYRANGIPTPPYRVIWKHDFTGDTLVSVADELGFPLVIKDPLGGSSIGIGIAKDLDEAGKIAQDLFKDSNRLLCEKFIAGEEASCGYIEGEKPLPPTEMRMTTREYFDFEAKYNGECKEVTPAEFEPDLTARIQELVKNAHYAIGGSGYSRTDVRITKDKQLFAIETNTLPGMTPTSILPAEAASIGITYSQLIDLIIDKSLYIKR, from the coding sequence ATGGCTCGTATGCGCGTACTCGTTTTAATGGGTGGTCCGTCCACCGAACATGATGTTTCCGTTGTCAGTGGCACCGGCGTTGTCCGCGCCATGAACCCGGACCGTTACAACATCCATCCGGTGCTTATCGACAAGGACGGCACTTGGCATTGGTCTTCCCGCGAACTTTCCCCTTACCAGAAGGACAACTTCTCGGTGAACTACTTCCGCGGACTCGAAGGTACGGCCGCAAACTGCAAAAAGTCCCCGGCGCTTTCGGAACTCCCCGATGCAGACATCGCCTTCCTCGCCTTGCACGGTAAGTGGGGCGAAGACGGCCACATCCAGGCAATGCTTGAAAACTGGGGCATTCCCTACACCGGTTGCGGCCTCCTCGCTTCTGCCCTTGCCATGGACAAGGTGAAGACCAAGGAAATCTACAGAGCAAACGGTATTCCGACCCCGCCGTACCGCGTCATCTGGAAGCATGACTTTACCGGCGACACGCTGGTGTCCGTCGCTGACGAACTCGGATTCCCGCTGGTAATCAAGGACCCGCTGGGCGGATCCTCTATCGGTATCGGCATCGCGAAAGACTTGGACGAAGCAGGCAAGATTGCACAGGACCTGTTCAAGGATTCCAACCGTCTGCTCTGCGAAAAGTTCATTGCCGGCGAAGAAGCAAGCTGCGGCTACATCGAAGGCGAAAAGCCGCTCCCGCCCACCGAAATGCGCATGACTACACGTGAATACTTCGACTTCGAAGCCAAGTACAACGGCGAATGCAAGGAAGTCACCCCAGCCGAATTCGAACCCGATCTGACAGCCCGCATTCAGGAACTGGTGAAGAACGCCCACTACGCCATTGGCGGTTCGGGCTACAGCCGCACCGACGTGCGAATCACCAAGGACAAGCAGCTGTTCGCCATCGAAACGAATACGCTCCCTGGCATGACTCCGACTTCGATTCTCCCGGCAGAAGCAGCAAGCATCGGCATCACCTACAGCCAGCTGATTGACTTGATTATCGACAAGAGCCTGTATATTAAAAGATAA